From Paenibacillus sp. GP183, one genomic window encodes:
- a CDS encoding aminoglycoside adenylyltransferase domain-containing protein gives MSYRLPEVVDTSMRNLNEALQARLPHTIESFYVYGSTALNAYVNGSSDINFLVFVNRTLIPSDIQFIIEAHRLVELEFPTLDIMGAYIRQEDAGKSLNEIPPFPKYHDKTLDFNGNGDINPVTWRVLKKYGICIYGQQKAFEYEISSDELVQYVFGNMNTYWVGWIERLEHQLSLTDISEPTTLEQIKQLDFAVEWCTLGMLRQYYSIKEYDVISKVAAGEYGLKLLPDRWHGLIREAIAIKRLECTREYYSYLDRLRDLIELLRLIHTESTVFYNQSRR, from the coding sequence ATGTCTTACAGGTTGCCAGAAGTTGTTGATACTTCAATGCGAAATTTAAACGAAGCATTACAAGCTCGGTTGCCGCATACAATAGAATCCTTTTATGTTTATGGGTCGACCGCACTCAACGCCTATGTTAATGGGTCAAGCGATATAAACTTTCTTGTATTTGTCAATAGAACCCTTATCCCATCGGACATCCAATTCATTATTGAAGCTCATAGGCTTGTTGAGCTGGAATTTCCAACTTTGGACATTATGGGTGCTTACATTAGACAGGAGGATGCAGGAAAATCCTTAAATGAAATTCCTCCATTTCCTAAATATCACGATAAGACTTTAGATTTCAATGGGAATGGGGATATAAATCCTGTTACGTGGCGGGTGCTTAAGAAATACGGTATTTGTATTTATGGACAGCAAAAAGCCTTCGAATATGAGATTTCATCTGACGAGCTCGTCCAATATGTATTTGGAAATATGAATACATATTGGGTCGGATGGATTGAACGACTGGAACATCAACTAAGTTTGACGGACATATCGGAACCAACTACTTTGGAGCAAATTAAGCAGTTAGATTTTGCGGTTGAATGGTGCACGCTTGGCATGTTAAGGCAATATTATTCGATAAAGGAGTACGATGTAATCAGCAAGGTTGCAGCTGGCGAGTATGGGCTTAAACTTTTACCGGATCGTTGGCACGGGCTTATCCGCGAGGCTATTGCGATAAAACGACTAGAGTGTACACGCGAGTATTATTCGTATTTAGATCGATTACGTGACTTGATTGAACTGCTTCGCCTAATTCATACGGAGAGTACCGTCTTTTACAATCAAAGCCGTCGCTAA
- a CDS encoding SRPBCC domain-containing protein produces the protein MDRIEKEVRVAASVEQVWAVLTERKYMEEWFSLGFKVRELDLRPGGLLLLDQESKQATLPARIVTVDPPHVFSYQWAEAYPGAEPTEENSTLVEFRLTSDGDATVLRVTESGYANLVIPAGREYVGFESHSRGWPVFLEEIRGRAEEFALK, from the coding sequence GTGGATCGCATCGAGAAGGAAGTGCGAGTCGCTGCATCGGTGGAGCAGGTGTGGGCAGTGCTCACCGAACGCAAGTACATGGAGGAGTGGTTTTCTCTCGGTTTTAAGGTAAGAGAACTCGATCTGCGCCCAGGTGGGCTGCTCCTGCTAGATCAGGAATCAAAACAAGCTACGCTGCCTGCCCGGATCGTGACCGTTGACCCGCCGCACGTGTTTTCCTATCAATGGGCGGAGGCCTATCCGGGTGCCGAACCAACGGAGGAAAACTCCACTTTGGTCGAGTTCCGTCTCACCAGCGACGGAGACGCCACCGTACTGCGGGTTACGGAGAGTGGATACGCGAACCTGGTCATTCCGGCAGGGCGGGAGTATGTTGGTTTCGAATCCCACTCTCGAGGGTGGCCTGTTTTCCTTGAAGAGATTCGCGGGCGCGCCGAGGAGTTCGCCTTGAAGTGA
- a CDS encoding metalloregulator ArsR/SmtB family transcription factor, whose translation MLGALADPTRRQLVDRLARCGEATATALAAEMSVTRQAVVQHLAILEAACLVKGQRIGRERRFVVCPQRLTETARWMDSLAAQWDSRLTAIKRIAERAHPVGLESQGSKRQTNSKRLTVRNPKT comes from the coding sequence GTGCTCGGCGCCCTGGCAGATCCCACGCGACGACAACTCGTCGACCGGCTTGCGAGGTGCGGCGAGGCAACGGCCACGGCGCTGGCCGCCGAGATGTCAGTCACTCGACAGGCCGTAGTGCAACATCTCGCTATACTTGAAGCCGCCTGCCTGGTGAAGGGGCAGCGTATCGGACGGGAGCGACGTTTCGTAGTGTGTCCGCAGCGGTTGACCGAAACAGCCCGATGGATGGATAGCTTGGCCGCCCAGTGGGATTCACGGCTCACAGCGATCAAACGTATCGCGGAGCGGGCACACCCAGTGGGTTTGGAATCACAGGGCAGCAAACGGCAAACGAACAGCAAGAGACTGACGGTTCGTAATCCAAAAACCTAA
- a CDS encoding chloramphenicol phosphotransferase codes for MLHAETYGKIVILNGTPRSGKSSIATVIQNTFEGMWMNIGVDRFMQMTPERYQPGIGLRPGGERPDLEPFILTLYRAMYESIAVHSRLGLNVVADVGHHDAYSVPLGILPNCARILMDHSVLLVGVHCPIEVVMQRRIETWQVGYLDDGSVPKPVSLWQKSVHVPGIYDLEVDTSVLSSEKCADLIRQRLEIGPPPTAFKRLEAMVAG; via the coding sequence ATGTTACATGCAGAAACATATGGAAAGATTGTGATCCTGAATGGTACTCCCCGATCAGGGAAGTCCAGTATCGCTACTGTGATCCAGAATACGTTTGAAGGTATGTGGATGAACATAGGGGTTGATCGGTTCATGCAGATGACCCCTGAACGTTATCAGCCAGGGATTGGATTGAGACCCGGAGGTGAACGCCCTGATCTCGAGCCTTTCATTTTGACCCTATATCGTGCCATGTACGAGTCCATTGCTGTACACAGCCGCTTAGGACTAAACGTTGTGGCGGATGTAGGGCACCATGACGCTTACTCTGTTCCTTTGGGGATTCTCCCCAACTGTGCTCGCATACTGATGGACCATTCGGTGTTATTAGTAGGCGTGCATTGCCCCATTGAGGTTGTCATGCAGCGACGGATAGAAACATGGCAAGTCGGATACCTCGATGACGGCTCAGTGCCGAAGCCGGTAAGCTTATGGCAGAAGTCCGTCCATGTGCCAGGTATCTATGACCTTGAGGTTGACACCTCTGTACTAAGCTCCGAGAAGTGTGCAGACTTGATCCGCCAGCGACTCGAAATTGGTCCACCACCAACGGCTTTCAAGCGTCTGGAGGCTATGGTCGCGGGATAG
- a CDS encoding ABC transporter ATP-binding protein has protein sequence MSRNNVLITGKQITKVFGYGKNKKTAVQDVHFNFHEGEIISIVGESGSGKTTIAKIIMGLLKETSGTIEYKGKQRQLRTHARRKEYWKDIQAIFQDPYSSFNMFHKVEKLMMDCIQLQGLKLSKEEHFEKMREACSFVNLKYEELYNKYPFELSGGQMQRLMIARIFMLHPKVLIADEPTSMVDACSRSTILDMLLKLREENNMTIIFITHDVGLAYYVSDTIYIMEKGRIVEKGQAEEIILTPQHRYTKQLIADVPKIHSEWNLA, from the coding sequence ATGAGCAGAAATAATGTTCTGATTACCGGGAAACAAATCACGAAAGTATTTGGGTATGGTAAAAATAAGAAAACAGCTGTACAGGATGTCCATTTCAACTTCCATGAAGGGGAGATTATTTCTATTGTAGGAGAAAGCGGCAGCGGAAAAACAACAATAGCAAAAATCATTATGGGTTTATTGAAAGAGACAAGCGGAACGATCGAGTATAAGGGGAAACAGAGGCAGCTGAGAACACATGCGAGGAGAAAGGAATATTGGAAGGATATTCAGGCGATTTTCCAAGATCCTTATTCATCGTTTAATATGTTTCATAAGGTCGAGAAACTAATGATGGATTGTATCCAGCTGCAAGGGTTAAAACTTTCTAAAGAAGAGCACTTCGAGAAAATGCGAGAAGCTTGTTCCTTCGTCAATTTGAAATATGAGGAGTTGTACAACAAATACCCTTTCGAGCTCTCCGGAGGGCAGATGCAGCGGCTGATGATTGCACGTATATTTATGTTACATCCCAAAGTATTAATTGCGGATGAACCAACCTCGATGGTGGATGCTTGTTCCCGGTCTACGATTCTGGATATGCTTCTGAAGCTACGGGAAGAAAATAATATGACCATTATCTTCATTACCCATGATGTTGGTTTGGCCTACTATGTTAGCGATACGATATATATTATGGAGAAAGGGCGAATCGTAGAAAAAGGTCAAGCGGAGGAAATCATTCTGACTCCCCAACATCGATATACCAAACAATTAATCGCCGATGTGCCAAAGATTCATTCTGAATGGAATTTGGCATAA
- a CDS encoding ABC transporter ATP-binding protein produces the protein MSKHILKVNGLKTYYKTRLKEKVYAVDGVDFELEEGKTLGIAGESGCGKSTLALSLMGFYFPPLYYGNGSIHIDDMDIMQLSKEQLRKQVSGREIAYIPQAAMNALNPTMKIIRFFEDIMNEHRPELNKHQVWQIAAERFETLNLSPHVLNSYPNELSGGMKQRTVIAISTILNPKVLIADEPTSALDVTSQKAVVKLLKNLLKKNFIKSLVFITHELPLLYHVTDDIMVMYAGEIVERGTAHQMIFDPLHPYTKKLMGSIIVPEEGMKEHKLAAIPGAPPNLKNIPDGCRFADRCSFTKDECRSGKVENRTMNGRIYRCHFDTQTLKEWYRNEQK, from the coding sequence ATGAGTAAACACATCCTGAAAGTGAACGGTTTAAAGACATACTACAAGACCCGATTAAAAGAGAAGGTTTATGCGGTTGATGGCGTTGATTTTGAGCTTGAAGAAGGCAAGACCTTAGGAATTGCCGGAGAGTCCGGCTGCGGAAAGTCAACCTTGGCTTTAAGTTTAATGGGGTTTTATTTCCCTCCGCTTTATTATGGTAACGGTTCAATTCATATAGATGATATGGATATCATGCAGTTAAGCAAAGAACAGTTGAGAAAACAGGTTTCTGGAAGAGAAATTGCCTATATCCCTCAAGCGGCCATGAATGCGTTAAATCCAACCATGAAAATTATTCGATTTTTTGAAGATATCATGAATGAGCATCGGCCCGAGCTAAACAAACATCAGGTTTGGCAGATTGCTGCGGAACGTTTTGAAACATTAAATTTGTCGCCCCATGTGCTTAATTCATATCCAAATGAGCTTTCTGGCGGCATGAAGCAAAGGACAGTTATTGCGATTTCAACGATTCTAAACCCTAAAGTACTTATCGCTGATGAACCGACATCAGCACTGGATGTCACGTCACAAAAGGCAGTCGTTAAGCTTTTGAAGAATTTGCTGAAAAAGAATTTTATTAAGTCACTCGTGTTTATCACGCATGAGCTTCCTTTGCTGTACCATGTTACGGACGATATTATGGTTATGTATGCAGGAGAAATTGTAGAAAGAGGTACGGCGCATCAAATGATATTCGATCCGCTTCATCCGTACACTAAGAAATTGATGGGTTCAATTATTGTTCCAGAAGAAGGGATGAAAGAACACAAGCTTGCGGCTATTCCTGGAGCGCCACCCAATTTAAAAAATATTCCAGATGGCTGCCGATTTGCTGATCGATGTTCATTTACCAAGGACGAATGCAGATCAGGTAAAGTTGAAAATAGGACGATGAATGGGCGCATATATAGGTGCCATTTTGATACCCAAACTTTAAAGGAGTGGTATAGAAATGAGCAGAAATAA
- a CDS encoding ABC transporter permease: MTHTVRILIKSPKFVIGAVALLIVLVIVSIYPLINRNDPLDMMALAFQPPGGSMILGSDNFGRDIFLELMYGIRTSVKVGLIAGICATVIGLSIGLASGYIGGLWDNILSTITNIFIVIPSFIILILVSVSINSRSSLVTALIIGITSWPWTARAVRAQTTSLRNRDHVNIAKISGHSTPRIIVFEILPYIASYVVMAFVLQTASGILSEASISMLGLGPYNTISLGILMNWALVFEAPVAGAWWAFIPAAFSIAIITFSLYMMNTGMDEIFNPKIRS; this comes from the coding sequence ATGACACATACGGTTCGTATCTTAATTAAATCTCCTAAATTTGTGATAGGAGCAGTTGCATTATTGATTGTGCTTGTCATAGTAAGTATTTACCCTTTGATTAATCGGAATGATCCGCTTGACATGATGGCACTAGCTTTCCAACCGCCAGGTGGCAGCATGATACTGGGCTCGGATAACTTCGGCAGAGATATTTTTCTAGAGTTGATGTATGGAATACGAACATCCGTCAAGGTAGGGCTGATTGCAGGTATTTGCGCTACAGTGATTGGGCTCTCCATCGGCTTGGCTTCGGGCTATATTGGGGGCTTGTGGGATAATATCCTTTCGACGATTACCAATATCTTTATCGTGATTCCTTCCTTTATTATTTTGATCTTAGTCTCGGTTAGTATTAATTCCCGTAGCTCCTTAGTGACAGCGCTAATCATTGGGATTACTAGTTGGCCATGGACGGCTAGGGCTGTACGCGCCCAAACGACGTCGTTAAGAAATCGAGACCATGTGAATATCGCAAAAATTTCCGGACACAGTACACCCCGCATTATTGTGTTCGAAATCCTTCCCTATATTGCTTCTTATGTGGTGATGGCATTTGTCCTTCAAACTGCGTCAGGGATTTTGTCAGAAGCATCGATTTCCATGTTGGGATTGGGACCTTACAATACGATTTCGCTTGGAATTCTCATGAACTGGGCACTGGTCTTTGAAGCTCCTGTAGCCGGCGCTTGGTGGGCTTTCATTCCGGCAGCCTTCTCTATTGCCATCATTACATTCTCTCTTTATATGATGAATACGGGGATGGATGAAATTTTCAATCCTAAAATAAGGAGCTAA
- a CDS encoding ABC transporter permease, with product MNTYAKYFFKKFCWYLLTLIIAVGLNFLLPRLIRGNPVSTIATLVTQGMTDSDSIKKVYETFMVEFGIDKPIGTQFVIYVKNLLTGNLGTSFGLYPKKVTDILASAIPWTVALQLPAILVGWILGNVLGAVAAYKKGVLDKVIFPVALFINSIPFFTLAIIMLFIFALNLHWFPPSGGYDYQKIPNLSLDFIGSVIRHHTLPFISIVLVTIGGQAIGMREMSIYELNSDYVLYSKLLGIRDSKIAKYVFKNAMLPQITGLALSIGTMVGGSLICEIVFSYPGIGTWLFTAIRQLDYPLISGCTLLIAVTVLLANFIIEMIYGVVDPRIKAAQMEES from the coding sequence TTGAATACCTATGCCAAGTACTTTTTCAAAAAGTTCTGCTGGTATCTTCTAACGCTGATTATAGCTGTAGGGTTGAACTTTTTATTACCAAGATTGATTCGAGGAAACCCTGTAAGCACAATTGCTACTCTGGTAACTCAGGGAATGACGGACAGTGATTCGATTAAGAAAGTATATGAAACGTTCATGGTTGAGTTCGGGATAGATAAGCCTATCGGCACTCAGTTTGTGATATATGTCAAAAACCTGCTGACGGGTAATCTGGGGACCTCATTTGGTTTATATCCCAAAAAAGTAACGGATATATTGGCCTCTGCCATACCTTGGACGGTTGCACTTCAATTGCCCGCCATTTTAGTCGGTTGGATACTGGGTAATGTCCTTGGCGCTGTAGCAGCCTACAAGAAAGGTGTGCTTGATAAGGTCATATTTCCGGTTGCCTTATTTATAAATTCCATTCCATTTTTCACTTTAGCTATTATTATGCTGTTTATATTTGCTCTTAATTTACACTGGTTTCCGCCTTCAGGGGGATATGATTATCAGAAAATACCCAATTTGAGTCTTGATTTTATAGGATCTGTCATCAGGCATCATACGCTCCCATTCATCTCGATTGTCTTGGTAACTATCGGTGGTCAAGCCATCGGAATGAGAGAGATGTCCATTTATGAATTGAATTCAGATTATGTTCTTTATAGTAAATTACTTGGTATTCGAGATTCGAAAATTGCCAAATATGTATTTAAAAATGCGATGCTGCCACAAATAACGGGTCTTGCTTTATCTATAGGGACTATGGTAGGCGGATCTTTGATCTGCGAAATTGTATTCAGTTATCCCGGAATCGGGACTTGGCTGTTCACAGCCATTAGGCAGTTGGATTATCCATTAATATCCGGTTGCACGCTGCTCATTGCGGTTACGGTTCTACTCGCAAACTTCATCATTGAGATGATTTATGGAGTGGTTGACCCCAGAATCAAGGCGGCTCAAATGGAGGAAAGTTAA
- a CDS encoding ABC transporter substrate-binding protein, with translation MKFKTISRPILTVAVAAVFIVGCQSTPPPSVTQSTQPAKETAQPTTQPAATQTAQTSDTKETPRNETLYINGLQWGAPTNFNLISGNPAFPVNYGDSRELIYETLFMINQLDGKMEPLLGTKYAWTDDMTLKIDLNKDAKWSDGKAFTADDVVYTYKLGKKYGVNWSSYWTYIDDVVADGANTVNIKLNAKNPNKLTVLDSVEIIPMLPKQIWEELEKKSNNDLATLRKEINANPIGTGPYKMYFYNDQKVIVSRDDNYWGKSLFGKLPAPKYIAHIVYKDNAAGDLAFKNGQVDMSQQFTPQVWNMWKNGAPVKTYLKDAPYYLPGSMPSIFFNLSKKGLDNADVRKAIAMSIDYKKVSDLAMSGYSAAMQPSLTLTSVAESKYVDQAAIKSQQWTTDVKGANELLDKIGAKKGSDGIRILNGTRLGPFDVECPYGWSDWNASLEIVAQSAKAIGIEIRTKFPEAPVWTNDLQTGKFDIIMNTPAGGVSPSQPWNRARTIMYSNGVPAIGEMAFWNWGRYKNEKADAIIDKIPVVSDEAQLKSMYTDLTKMWLTDIPSIPLMYRPWKFYTVNESVWKGFPVEGDGSNIPPQIAIDGAGVKALYQIHN, from the coding sequence ATGAAGTTTAAGACAATTAGTCGACCGATCTTAACTGTAGCCGTTGCAGCCGTTTTTATTGTAGGCTGTCAGTCCACACCACCGCCTTCTGTTACGCAGTCCACTCAACCAGCAAAAGAGACAGCTCAACCCACGACTCAACCTGCCGCCACCCAGACAGCACAAACAAGTGATACCAAAGAAACACCAAGGAACGAGACGCTTTATATTAACGGTTTGCAGTGGGGGGCTCCAACCAATTTCAATTTGATAAGCGGAAATCCAGCCTTCCCGGTCAACTATGGAGACTCCCGGGAATTGATTTATGAAACATTGTTCATGATAAACCAACTTGACGGAAAAATGGAGCCTCTTCTCGGTACCAAATATGCCTGGACTGATGATATGACTTTAAAAATTGACCTTAACAAAGACGCCAAATGGAGCGACGGAAAAGCGTTTACTGCCGATGACGTCGTATACACATACAAACTAGGGAAGAAGTATGGCGTTAACTGGAGCAGTTACTGGACGTACATTGACGATGTCGTCGCAGACGGAGCGAATACGGTTAATATAAAATTAAACGCAAAGAATCCGAACAAGCTTACAGTACTTGATAGTGTTGAGATCATTCCTATGCTTCCGAAACAAATTTGGGAAGAACTAGAGAAGAAATCAAATAATGATTTGGCAACTCTGCGCAAGGAGATTAATGCTAATCCGATTGGTACGGGACCTTATAAAATGTATTTCTATAATGACCAGAAAGTTATCGTCAGCAGGGACGATAATTACTGGGGAAAATCCCTTTTTGGCAAGCTTCCCGCTCCTAAATATATTGCTCATATTGTTTATAAGGATAACGCTGCCGGGGACCTCGCATTCAAGAACGGTCAGGTTGATATGTCTCAGCAGTTTACTCCTCAGGTTTGGAATATGTGGAAGAACGGGGCTCCTGTTAAAACTTACTTGAAGGATGCGCCGTACTACCTCCCAGGTTCTATGCCGTCGATCTTCTTCAACCTATCTAAGAAAGGTCTTGACAATGCGGATGTTCGAAAAGCGATCGCCATGAGCATTGACTACAAAAAAGTTTCAGATCTGGCTATGAGCGGATATTCAGCAGCCATGCAGCCGTCTCTTACTCTCACATCCGTCGCGGAATCCAAATACGTGGATCAAGCTGCCATCAAGTCTCAGCAGTGGACGACCGACGTGAAGGGCGCGAATGAGCTGCTCGACAAAATAGGAGCTAAAAAAGGATCCGATGGAATTCGCATCTTGAACGGAACAAGACTTGGCCCATTTGATGTTGAATGCCCTTACGGCTGGTCCGACTGGAATGCCTCTCTGGAGATTGTAGCTCAAAGCGCGAAAGCGATTGGTATCGAAATTAGAACCAAATTCCCTGAAGCACCGGTGTGGACTAATGACCTGCAAACAGGCAAATTCGATATTATCATGAATACGCCTGCCGGTGGAGTAAGCCCGAGCCAGCCTTGGAACCGAGCAAGAACGATTATGTATTCCAATGGCGTTCCTGCAATTGGCGAAATGGCTTTCTGGAACTGGGGCCGGTATAAAAATGAAAAGGCTGATGCGATTATTGACAAAATACCGGTGGTTTCGGATGAAGCACAGCTGAAATCCATGTATACGGATCTAACCAAAATGTGGCTGACGGATATTCCATCCATCCCGCTCATGTACAGACCGTGGAAATTCTATACCGTCAATGAATCCGTTTGGAAAGGGTTCCCGGTTGAGGGAGATGGAAGCAATATTCCTCCACAAATCGCTATCGATGGAGCCGGTGTAAAAGCATTGTATCAAATTCATAACTAA
- a CDS encoding AraC family transcriptional regulator — translation MHSSSPLHLRINRLDNGFRAHRHDYLEFSFVVDGSGSETINDVSHPMVPGTFTFVLPYQVHEIFTDPGNTLVLYNCEFSMDLLMEPGPNNELAGLINDLNSLQAYVQFEVHEMEQMRRLIEEMFEEYNGSDRWRRTVLQIRLKEILVRFDRYRRKGISLQGDVRHSSKISASIWPIIHYIHCNYQEDFTLTDLAALFAMSMSRISEVIKQATGQTFVHFLHDLRLRHACSLLVSTDMSVIEIAHEVGYGSYKTFSHIFREIKGVAPKDYRKIKITNIN, via the coding sequence ATGCACTCCTCTTCCCCGCTTCATCTTAGAATTAACCGTCTGGATAATGGGTTTCGAGCGCACCGGCACGATTACCTGGAGTTTTCTTTCGTGGTAGATGGCAGCGGTTCAGAAACAATCAACGATGTTAGCCACCCTATGGTACCAGGTACATTCACGTTTGTTCTGCCTTATCAGGTCCACGAAATCTTCACTGATCCCGGAAACACCTTGGTTTTATATAATTGCGAGTTCAGTATGGACTTACTGATGGAACCGGGACCAAATAACGAGTTGGCTGGTTTGATTAACGACCTAAATTCATTGCAGGCATACGTTCAGTTTGAGGTGCATGAAATGGAACAAATGCGCAGATTAATTGAGGAGATGTTCGAAGAATATAATGGAAGTGACCGATGGCGAAGAACAGTCCTTCAGATTAGGCTGAAAGAAATATTAGTTCGTTTCGATCGTTATCGTCGAAAAGGGATATCGCTTCAGGGAGATGTGCGTCATTCTTCTAAAATAAGTGCATCAATTTGGCCGATTATTCACTATATCCACTGCAATTATCAAGAGGATTTTACCTTAACTGACCTAGCCGCTCTGTTCGCTATGAGCATGTCCCGTATTAGTGAAGTCATCAAACAAGCGACAGGCCAAACCTTTGTCCATTTTCTGCACGATTTACGTTTACGACACGCCTGCAGTCTGCTCGTTTCCACAGACATGAGTGTTATCGAAATTGCCCATGAGGTGGGATACGGTTCCTATAAAACGTTTTCTCACATTTTCCGTGAAATTAAAGGAGTAGCTCCGAAAGATTATCGTAAGATCAAAATCACAAATATTAATTAA